The Rhodamnia argentea isolate NSW1041297 chromosome 10, ASM2092103v1, whole genome shotgun sequence sequence AAGAAAATGCTCTAGCTCCGAAATGGTGGTTGCCATTCAAATACAAGCTAGTTCAAATCCTTATCGATGAGCGGGATAGATCCATTTTCGGGGCACTGCTAGAATGGGACAGATCTGCAGCGCTAGCCGATTTTATACTCATGAGACCGAGCGGAGCGCCAAAAGCAGTTCTGGCACTCAGGGGGACATTACTCAAGAGCCCTACAATTCGTAGGGACGTCGAGGATGACCTCCGGTTCCTAGCCTGGGAAAGCTTGAGAGGTTCTGTAAGGTATACAATAGCACTGGAGTCGTTAAAATCAGTCGCCGAAAAGTACAGAAGCGGGAATGTTTGTATCGCAGGGCATTCTCTCGGAGCAGGGTTCGCTCTTCAGGTGGGGAAAGCGTTGGCTAAAGAGGGCATTTATGTGGATGCGCATCTATTCAACCCTCCTTCTCTATCGCTGGCTATGAGCCTAAGGAATATTGGAGATAAAGCTGGGGACGCCTGGAAGAAGTGCAGATCTATGTTTGCTTCGAACAATGAAACCAAGGCAATTGGTGCTGCAGAAGAGAGGAATCCTGTTTTAGGCTTGAACAATTGGGTTTCATACTTTTACGGGAACAAGAATTCTAGCACGGGGATGCAAAAATGGGCACCTCACCTGTACGTGAACAATAGCGACTACATTTGCTGCTATTATACTGATCCGGCGGGATCGGACAATAAGGATGCCGGGAAGGAAGATCCGACACCTGAGAATGGTCATGTTGCAGCCAAGCTGTTTGTGATGTCCAAGGGAAATCAGAAGTTCCTCGAAGCCCATGGACTAGAGCAGTGGTGGTCCAATGATTTGGATCCTCAGCTAGCTCTGCATAATGGCAAGCTCATAAGCAGACAGTTGAGGAGCTTATACCACCTTCCA is a genomic window containing:
- the LOC115730833 gene encoding GDSL esterase/lipase At4g10955-like, with amino-acid sequence MASRSGEDISPNDDQAQPQPHPYAFHVSGPRHLSSPNWRHLLNSTWKDGNYKRTVVACFIQAVYLLELDRQENRSEENALAPKWWLPFKYKLVQILIDERDRSIFGALLEWDRSAALADFILMRPSGAPKAVLALRGTLLKSPTIRRDVEDDLRFLAWESLRGSVRYTIALESLKSVAEKYRSGNVCIAGHSLGAGFALQVGKALAKEGIYVDAHLFNPPSLSLAMSLRNIGDKAGDAWKKCRSMFASNNETKAIGAAEERNPVLGLNNWVSYFYGNKNSSTGMQKWAPHLYVNNSDYICCYYTDPAGSDNKDAGKEDPTPENGHVAAKLFVMSKGNQKFLEAHGLEQWWSNDLDPQLALHNGKLISRQLRSLYHLPAPQNPQRNPQ